AAGTTGTATGGACCTAATTTCCGTTTCCGCAGATTTCCATATCTTGGAGTAAGggatatttacaaattataacTTTCAACGCTTCTTAtatactagtacacaatatAATCATACATCTAAACAATTAGTTTGTTcaccaaattattttttttaattcaatttaccCGACTCGTTGTTTGGTAGAACTGTGAACAGTACAGTTGCAGTAATTTGAACGAGGGTCCGCTGTTTGGTCAGATATTTACCCAGTGGAGGGAGATCCCGGGCTCTTACTGCGGGAATGGAAAGGTAAACTACGGCAAATGATACAGGTACACTAGCAAAGAAAAACATGGGCTAATACTATGTGGATGTTGTGAAAATGGGCTCGCCCCCGTGTAACAAATAATCAAATGTACAGGGTACGATTCTGCTAGAATACATGGAGATGGATTTAGAATCGAAACATTTCTATTAAtattataacttaaaaaaactTTGGTTATTTGTTTGGACAAATGTGGTGCAGTAGAATCTACTTTATTGTAATACGCTCGTTTCGGCAGATCTGTTTCAACCAGAAGTGCGTTACATTTGCTGAAGCTCGTCAAACCCCCGCTGTGGTCAGGCCTGGGGGTTGGGGTCCGTGGACGGACTGGTACCCCTGTTCTAGAAGCTGTGGGACGGGGCTGACCTACAGAAGAAGAACGTGTAACAATCCGAGGTAATCATGGGTTTGTCAATGAATAGGCTACAGCATTCCAAGTGTTACTACAACAAGAATTTACGAAGCATTTGATCCATATTTTTTCACTAACAGAAACAGCGATGTTTTTGTGTGTATGCATCAATATACCATTTTGTCCGAGTCCATTAGTAAACTATATAAACCACAAAAGACGATGAAACGTCTAGTTAAGGCCAgcttatattatttttctacccTAGTCCTCTGAACAGTGAAGGATGCGATGGCGGTAACGATGAAGGTTACGAAGCGAGGACCTGTAATAAGCAGGTGCGTGAACTCCAATATATGCATATCATGTCATTATAACGGTCGCATTATTACTGTTAAGTGGTGTTCAGCAGATTTTTTCGTTGGTGTTAATATTTGGGGATTTTAAGCTTATGACAGCTTTAATTGTTAGTTATATGAGTGCAGTTTCATCTTGAAATATTAAAGCTCTAGCTACATTTGAGATTGAACGCTAAAATATACCAAAAATCAAAACCTTAATCCTGTTCAGCAAAGGAACTAAGTATATAAAAATACTGTGAGTTTTGTCCTAGATTTTTTAGCTGTTTTAGTCATCGGCTGTGTATACAAAAATTTTAGAAGCTAAAGAAAATGCTGTCGATAGATATACTTCATCGGATTTGTTCCTAACTACTGTTTCTTCAACTGTTCCAGCCTTGCCCAGGTGACAGTGCGGACACTAATTCACTCGTAAACCAAAGAGCTTCTGAAACCTGTCGCCGAATGCTGACAAATGGCGCCCTAAACTCTACCATGTACACCGCAGTGGGAAAAGCCTATAACTCCCATGGTAAGTTGGTTAACATCCCATCGAACACCTTTTATCCACAAATTGGGGATATGGCTGTACTTTAATTGGTTCTCAAAgttattgaaaaaagaaaactccTAACGCGACTAGGAACATACTAGGCAATATCGACCATATTTATTCGCATTATTCCTGCATGCTTCCGGTATACCAAGTTTCTTATAAAAGTATGGCGTCTTTCTTGGGGAATTAATAAATGATAGAAGGACAGCAAAATGAAGTTTGATCTCTTACAATTTACATATACTTTTATGTACCCGTTGACTAGCTCATGGCAAGTGCGAAGTTTCCTGTGCCCCTGTGTCAGGCTACAAGACGCCAACATTTACCAGGTTTGGTCTGATGCCACAAGGTGCACCTTGTCCTGGAATTCTTGACAGGATGGACCTTAAAGATTGGCCGCGGAGACAGGGGTACAGCGCAGGGTGTTTGGATGGCTACTGccaggtaattttttttttatagaatttgcacGTTACCttttatggagggtaatcgtgttcaaaaatccagacatgtaaacttgtaaattcgaaaatgcaatcgtgttgatgtgtgagcctgagtatgaatatgtgtaattctgatcgtgtaacctataaaactcgggcataaacacgtgtaagatttgactccgttccttcgcatgatgcacattttgcaactttattgtttacattagttaattaaactttcaactttgcacactttcagtccgtagtttctgcatttgtaacttcaggctcggcaatagcacatctgacatgatacagattgacaaatgtaaagtctacaagtttgtcgaattttgacatgaccttatatggaaacagtgacgtcactgatagaaaaaggctagctgcaggtaaaggcatgccgtaatcgccggaatagggacagaataaatttaaaaaaatatatattaagtaggcctataatcatattacctctggataacaacatttcatagagtattatttttcggaaaattaaattatgagattggtgtacattttatcaagataaatatataaatatataaatattagatgtataaaagatgcgagtaaagaattcgatcggcttcagatatcctcttagaactgaaaaaaattacatttaatgactttgtttgaatacacgtgtataaagatatatacccccccccctttttttgccaagttagacctaaccattaggaatATAGCAACAGGGAGgtttcatcccccccccctactttttcctcgatacaaacaaaattgttccttaaaagaccttaaagagaatgaaatattaatagtgatattaaaaattagagtcatagtaggtatactagcacacaatccccccccccccccaccaccaccacggattaggaatttcatgatttgggggggaAATTGGGCAGGTAAGATTGGAGTTATTGGTATACCTTCCCCCtacggattagaattttcatgattatgggaattcttgtcaatatttttttcaatttgcttccgacgtcATTGTTATTAGAGTTCATGCAACACattgttaaagtataggcctcggctgaattaagaaaaatatctcaaagttgtgacaagacctcccccccccccccccccgcgaaaaattacacggggtcggccagctgagttgcaaagttatcgagaaaaacaaactatttaaagacattggttttggaatgtgattaatatgagacataagaagcgacattctctttaaaaaaaatgaataaaaattccaaagataaggttaactgtcgtgaaattaaaatgtgtatagattattttaagaaatgtttctttgcactgtcggcaatatataggggGAAAAGCCTCTCATGCaggtaaaaattggcattttttaaaattaatttcaagcaattattacgggatatgagtatgacgtcctgaatgtcggttcaatacagactcactttgtgaagttggttgataaaaattttctggagagctagtataatacagctttacagccacttgtgaactagctgcaggtctgtagctccctgtctaaaaatacagatggacgacctgggagctacagtgcctcccatagtaaaacttcaatttacatcgcacaaaaaatatgcgctagttctttattattattgaagattgtgttattatttatctttcacttacacaacaataaaaagtattaatacatgtaaagtaacaaatttttccgcgaaaaattaccaaatctttgcaggtcgtttattctaactaattcagaaaaataacatgagtaaaaatggggtactctatatgcaatgtttttacccaaaaatgactaagttcaacagctgatattttttcataaattatcagaaatcaaaatcctagtaatttgcatacctctgatgtataaatgatctgcaaaagaacaacttcctatcttgaaaactgttcgaggagttattggtacaataagggtacctttttgacagGCACTCCCCCGActgcaatttttactatttcaataatcggaaacccggttaaaaattctctctcaaaattcttagaattcagaagcaatggagttacatgcgacctcacggcggtcttcgaacaccatgccgctcaaaatatattcacccctttaggaaatttcttgatccgtctcatttctagaaaagagtacgcacttacttatattccagtttaaattacatgtcaaatttttttttagagaaataagatattaggcatttccttttataatatcatgagaattatattacggaaattagcgcattcgtcacatcagcaacgattttttttctacatgaacctcttcctgtttggtccagtttcaatcatacctcaatttttttctaaaaataataccggtgttttcgatagaaaaggtgtcgttcattaaaagcttattgcaacagttaagctgaatatttttctttcattccggcggttacggcatgccttttcccgcagcaaggcagttgccatataaggtcctgtcaaaattcgacaaacttgtagactttacatttgtcaatttgtatcatgtcagatgtgctattgccgagcctgaagttacaaatgcagaaactacggattgaaagtatgcaaagttgaaggtttaattaactaatgtaaacaataaagttgcaaaatgtgcatcattcgcaggaactgagtcaaatcttacacgtgtttatgcccgagttttataggttacacgatcagaattacacatatccatactcaggctcacacatcaacacgattgcatattcggatttacaagtttacatgtccggatttttgaacacgattaccctccataacCTTTCCCCTCGCTTGCATGCGATacttatataccggtattactTTACTACATTCATTTGATCATGGAATTTGTTACAGGCGTTAAAtactcaattttttaaaataaaaaacgaattaaaattcttttttcaataataaaaattgataagaTTTTGTAAATTGAAGTTGTTTGGCTGTGACGGTGTTATGAATGGCGGTACGTTTGACGAATGTGGCGTCTGTAATGGCGACGGGATGTCGTGTGACGTCGTTGAGGGGACCTTTACAGAGTTATCTACCGCTGGTATGACGTTTCGTTATTGTTGGTTTGACACATGAGAAACAAAATGCCCAGGTATTAGtagatgaatttaatttatcGTCTAGGTTCGAGAAAAGTGATTGCCCAGTTACCTGTTGGAGCATACAACATACAGTTCTGGTTTGATTACCGAGCCATGAAGCAAAACTTTCTCGGTAAGAAGACATCAGAGCATCTTTTTCCATATAAATACAAATACACATACGCAATCTTTGTTGAGTAATTTTACATTCCATATGATTTGTAGTCAAAATATCTTCAGTAAATTTTCACAAGGATcgggaaaaaataaatcacttaaaattacatttgaatTGATAACAATGACATTTTACATCTACATAACCAATGACATTTTACAGTTGCCATCGTAGTGACACAATGATTGTTCCTGGCGCATCTGAATAAGGTTTCGGCCAAattatttaaaggggcatggtcacgattttggtcaaaaattatttttacgattttaatgtttacaatgctttcgtaaggcatttttaataggcaacgaAAATTATAGCGTGATTCGTTGAGTTTTATAAGCGAGTTACGGAGCTTggaattcttcgctatgtaaacaaagcgtttgtttgcattttgaatgttaagtgaaaatttcagttttagacctaaaataaatgtgttaaacgttggAAACTGTtgatttatgcttaaaatgaataagaagatctAGAGAAATAACCTTGATTAAGGTTTTACCGGTATtttaaacctatgtaaacaaaaacagggcacgagccttgtttacatgacaaagacttgtgagtcctgtatcttgcttataactctatgactgactttaaaatttcatttgatcattagaaatatacattcctaaagcattgtaaataataaaaccagtaaaataaaatttgaccaaaatcgtgaccatgcccctttaaatactAGTAGTAATAGCTAGCTAATTAATTTAGCGAGAGTCCGTCAACATTTTTCAGTCTCGTTGATTGACCTTGATActggcacctgacgttatacacacttatatttttctcataCTATAAAAATATAACCATATCCTCTACCTAATAATACAAAGAGAGTAACTATGTGTATTTTGCATTAcgagaaaaatatacaatggcaGGTGCCCGTGAAATAAGCATTCATTCCTTTAGAGGTATACAGTAAGGATGGTGCCGTTGTTCTGGCTAGCATGATAGGAAGCAGTTGGATCTGGGACACAGGGCGCAACCCTGTAACGTTTGCTGGCACATACTGGTACTACTTCTTTCATGACCAGTTCCTGCACGCCAAGGGACCCATCACGGAACCGGCCATCATCCAGGTCAGACTTCTGACCTACATGTTAAAAGACTAGGACGTACTAAGGCATTGTTTAactcatttttcaatattagtaTACAAATAGCCAATCTTTTAACCAATCTTTTAACTTTTTCAGCTTTTccaaaataaagattttaacaacGTTGGTATCCGTTTTGGATATTCTCTTCCAAAATCTGGTGAGTAAAAGTTTTTGTGTATTTCATGTACAAGTCTTCACAATGTGCTCTCCATAGGACTGTGGATAACTGCTGAATCACTCTATTTTTTCAGCGAGTTCATGCCACGGAACTTGCTCCAATGGAGGGACGTTTAATAGAAATCTTTGTGCTTGTGATTGCCCGAGAGGATTTTATGGTAAATCAAATCAAAAGGAATTTGTATTGGAGACTTTTAGGGTCAGCCTCGAGGGAcaagattttaaatttaatgctCTAGCTGGGAGTGGCTCAGTAGTTTCCTTTCTAATATTAGCCTAGACAAACGTCATCTTCTGTTCACGAGAATTCCTTATCCATTGAATAATGCCGTTTAATTGAATATCTTATTattagtgatttttttctacTAATTCCTTCTTAGGCAATGACTGCACCAGTCGCTGTAACACTTTCTGTTATAACGGCGCGACAGTCGACCAAACAACGTGCGCCTGTCAGTGTAAGGAACACCAGACCGGAAGTAGATGTAAATGCCAGTCCGGATACACTGGGATCAATTGTACAGAGCATGTGTAAACTGATCAAAcctaaattaaataaacaatactatgtgtcactactttatatattttgtttataaacttCACGTTTTTATCGTTTTTATCCTATGCAATCGTCAGAGTTGAACCAGTAGCATCATTTATGATGTTAgccatcaaagactcattggcGGTTATATTTGTCACATATCATTGCATATTCTACCTGGATAAATCTCTACtggaacaaaaaagaataaaagcTGCAATAAGGTTTCACGATTTTATTATCCAGAAATTTACACAAAAGGTGTCTTTTAGTCTGTAACTCACGTACTTGTATTTTCCCAACAAAATCTTCCAGGAAAATGATATTCAACGAACATAAGGAACGCCTGCAGTGTCAATACATTAATATCGGTAATGCAGTTCAgacaatacatgtaaacaacTCAAGTCAACCTTCCATAGTCTTATGgtttatgaaaatgataaaaatataactctctctctctctctctctctctctctctctctctccaaatacacacacacacacatttatCCCACATAACTGATtaatattgatgatttttttttacgtatgAAAGAatggtttattttaaaatgataccgctgattgaaatctttaaaatataattgattttcAGTGTAATTAAATGGAGCTTTCACAGCCACTATTCACTGCAGCCAGTAAAGTCAAAATTGTGCTTTGACTAGGAATGAATTGTCACTTTAAATTTCTAATCCTTCACAAATGTATCAGATCAAACATAAATCATGAAGATTTCCTATAGCATACCAATACATGCAAAAGAAATAGAATGAGATTTGGTGCAAACAAATTGCACAAAATCACAACAACTTTTCATGGTTCCCTATATCAAAAGCACCAGGTAACGATCTTTTACATACAATGTTGCTATAATCTGTGTGACTGATGGTATTTTACTTCTATGCATAAAAAGCACTGTAAGAAACACTCCTGTAACCATGAGAGTTCCAAGCTCCGATTCTCATCTCCAGGGTTAGCAAGATCATTCCCCATGGCAACCCACAACTTTACAATTTCACAAATCGGGAGCCTTATACAATAAATCTATTCCtcttttaattttcagtttttctcACAACTGAAAGAAAAATGTCGGCTCTCTTGTTGAATGTTTTCACAAAAATGAGAAGTCActgttattttaaatcaaagggCCATATTTCGGCCCTCAATGCTGATTGTTACTGCCCGCTGTGCTTTGCTGAATTTCTTTTTCTCTGCAAATGCTCTCACGTGTTTATCATATCGTGTTGGAGCTTTCTTTCCAGAACTCTGTAATGATAAATGcaaattatttgttaatttgaGGGGTATATAAATTAAAGGCATTGCTCAAAACTCAGTTCTGATCCGGAATTTGGTTTATcagataaaaaatttaaaaaatgaaattataatggAAAAATACTGAGAAAAACATCTTTAAAGTAAGAAgttattaatgaaaacaatgtattgGGTATTAGTGATTACGAACTTAGAATCACATAGAAATAATACTTAAAACATGCATGAGACGATCTTCTCAAATGAATGTATCAATCAcgaaaagatatacatgtatttaagatgtattttttaacatcagagtgatgggaaaaaaatcaagatttctGCATGCctttaatgataaaaagaatATGAAACCAATTTCAATAATTAACTTTTTAGTAAATAGTAAATGAACCATGTTTTCAAAcgattttaaatatattctcTGTAAAGGTAGTTACATTTTAAACCTAGAAAGGAGTACTGGTACTTTGTGATACAAGGTACATGTGGTCCTCTACAATCAAAGAttatcattttacattttaactgacaatttaaaaaaaaaaatttaaatgccaGTTATGCACTTACAGTTATTATTAATTAAAGATATTCAacacaaaaaaattcattaacaaGGGAACACAATGCAaataaaatagacaaaaatgaaatatcccGAACTCATACTTTCTTGAGCATATTCAAAGATTCTGTCTGCAATTGTATTATGAAAATAGGTATACTGtctacaataaaaatatcaaacaaataccATACAATGAAAATCCTTCAAGTTGAGAAGTTTATAAGGAAAGAATTGAGGAAGAAACTGAGCGGAACAAAAATCCACAAATTTAAAAAGGTGTAGGGAGAGAAAGAAAGATACTTAGCAAGACAAAAATCGACAGATTGAAAAAGTTACAAGGAGAGATATGAAGACACTGAGCTGGACAAAGAGAGATGGATGACATACCTTTCCTTGCTGTCCCTCATCCACACCCCACTTTGGGCGTACAACGTAATCTTTGTGCGAGGGCATCGGTACTCTGGCTCTATTTATCCACCCTTTATCTCCAGGTCTTAGTTGac
This is a stretch of genomic DNA from Crassostrea angulata isolate pt1a10 chromosome 4, ASM2561291v2, whole genome shotgun sequence. It encodes these proteins:
- the LOC128179967 gene encoding A disintegrin and metalloproteinase with thrombospondin motifs 6-like isoform X3, which produces MLLLFFLCDAYVLSAEVNGSPNAFDTTVKSLFDKNFQNFEAFDVSTLRHGDHEQSKRSDLHEFRRSVSKMSNLAFAAFGKDYKMRIFKPKPVLHPDIKIETIDKDHARRWDKAVPDCFSVGTVGEDWTSNEGHVSLSHCDGLEGRFSTKDGDFHIKEIPQGYNRRLNFSDDETVLVVAKEKGLGKNTKLENDDNNSVLNDYMRTLTSQHKRTTPHRMVMVELAVYTDSLYTKLIPAKDMAKRIELMILKYNGVQMEWSRSNILGYDVHFQIKYIGFFETNPSFYNMSSVLSESLSTFCTGMRNNPIPYDLIFLHTGMHTDVTGRAFQSSACNHLYRCAVESSGSIFEYKSTAHEIGHSLGMYHDSTRGCTGSDVGLMGGYGAGWSSCSVNDLNVFLQSSNARCLFEENVAVRGNVHYDPLKPKLIGQEYSLDEVCEKLYGPNFRFRRFPYLGNCEQYSCSNLNEGPLFGQIFTQWREIPGSYCGNGKICFNQKCVTFAEARQTPAVVRPGGWGPWTDWYPCSRSCGTGLTYRRRTCNNPSPLNSEGCDGGNDEGYEARTCNKQPCPGDSADTNSLVNQRASETCRRMLTNGALNSTMYTAVGKAYNSHAHGKCEVSCAPVSGYKTPTFTRFGLMPQGAPCPGILDRMDLKDWPRRQGYSAGCLDGYCQLFGCDGVMNGGTFDECGVCNGDGMSCDVVEGTFTELSTAGSRKVIAQLPVGAYNIQFWFDYRAMKQNFLEVYSKDGAVVLASMIGSSWIWDTGRNPVTFAGTYWYYFFHDQFLHAKGPITEPAIIQLFQNKDFNNVGIRFGYSLPKSASSCHGTCSNGGTFNRNLCACDCPRGFYGNDCTSRCNTFCYNGATVDQTTCACQCKEHQTGSRCKCQSGYTGINCTEHV
- the LOC128179967 gene encoding A disintegrin and metalloproteinase with thrombospondin motifs 6-like isoform X1; the protein is MVSAFLVVLVLTVYIHGQEVNGSPNAFDTTVKSLFDKNFQNFEAFDVSTLRHGDHEQSKRSDLHEFRRSVSKMSNLAFAAFGKDYKMRIFKPKPVLHPDIKIETIDKDHARRWDKAVPDCFSVGTVGEDWTSNEGHVSLSHCDGLEGRFSTKDGDFHIKEIPQGYNRRLNFSDDETVLVVAKEKGLGKNTKLENDDNNSVLNDYMRTLTSQHKRTTPHRMVMVELAVYTDSLYTKLIPAKDMAKRIELMILKYNGVQMEWSRSNILGYDVHFQIKYIGFFETNPSFYNMSSVLSESLSTFCTGMRNNPIPYDLIFLHTGMHTDVTGRAFQSSACNHLYRCAVESSGSIFEYKSTAHEIGHSLGMYHDSTRGCTGSDVGLMGGYGAGWSSCSVNDLNVFLQSSNARCLFEENVAVRGNVHYDPLKPKLIGQEYSLDEVCEKLYGPNFRFRRFPYLGNCEQYSCSNLNEGPLFGQIFTQWREIPGSYCGNGKICFNQKCVTFAEARQTPAVVRPGGWGPWTDWYPCSRSCGTGLTYRRRTCNNPSPLNSEGCDGGNDEGYEARTCNKQPCPGDSADTNSLVNQRASETCRRMLTNGALNSTMYTAVGKAYNSHAHGKCEVSCAPVSGYKTPTFTRFGLMPQGAPCPGILDRMDLKDWPRRQGYSAGCLDGYCQLFGCDGVMNGGTFDECGVCNGDGMSCDVVEGTFTELSTAGSRKVIAQLPVGAYNIQFWFDYRAMKQNFLEVYSKDGAVVLASMIGSSWIWDTGRNPVTFAGTYWYYFFHDQFLHAKGPITEPAIIQLFQNKDFNNVGIRFGYSLPKSASSCHGTCSNGGTFNRNLCACDCPRGFYGNDCTSRCNTFCYNGATVDQTTCACQCKEHQTGSRCKCQSGYTGINCTEHV
- the LOC128179967 gene encoding A disintegrin and metalloproteinase with thrombospondin motifs 6-like isoform X2, which gives rise to MTLSVKLFFFGSFFTFFEVNGSPNAFDTTVKSLFDKNFQNFEAFDVSTLRHGDHEQSKRSDLHEFRRSVSKMSNLAFAAFGKDYKMRIFKPKPVLHPDIKIETIDKDHARRWDKAVPDCFSVGTVGEDWTSNEGHVSLSHCDGLEGRFSTKDGDFHIKEIPQGYNRRLNFSDDETVLVVAKEKGLGKNTKLENDDNNSVLNDYMRTLTSQHKRTTPHRMVMVELAVYTDSLYTKLIPAKDMAKRIELMILKYNGVQMEWSRSNILGYDVHFQIKYIGFFETNPSFYNMSSVLSESLSTFCTGMRNNPIPYDLIFLHTGMHTDVTGRAFQSSACNHLYRCAVESSGSIFEYKSTAHEIGHSLGMYHDSTRGCTGSDVGLMGGYGAGWSSCSVNDLNVFLQSSNARCLFEENVAVRGNVHYDPLKPKLIGQEYSLDEVCEKLYGPNFRFRRFPYLGNCEQYSCSNLNEGPLFGQIFTQWREIPGSYCGNGKICFNQKCVTFAEARQTPAVVRPGGWGPWTDWYPCSRSCGTGLTYRRRTCNNPSPLNSEGCDGGNDEGYEARTCNKQPCPGDSADTNSLVNQRASETCRRMLTNGALNSTMYTAVGKAYNSHAHGKCEVSCAPVSGYKTPTFTRFGLMPQGAPCPGILDRMDLKDWPRRQGYSAGCLDGYCQLFGCDGVMNGGTFDECGVCNGDGMSCDVVEGTFTELSTAGSRKVIAQLPVGAYNIQFWFDYRAMKQNFLEVYSKDGAVVLASMIGSSWIWDTGRNPVTFAGTYWYYFFHDQFLHAKGPITEPAIIQLFQNKDFNNVGIRFGYSLPKSASSCHGTCSNGGTFNRNLCACDCPRGFYGNDCTSRCNTFCYNGATVDQTTCACQCKEHQTGSRCKCQSGYTGINCTEHV